The DNA sequence CCAGAGCGCCCTCGCGGTGGCCACCGAGCCCGATGTGGACGACACGACCCTCGGCGCAACCGCGGCACCCCTCGGCGAGCTGGTGGGGCGGGCTGCCGCGGTGACGAGGGCCGGAAACGAGCCGCTGCCGAGCGCACCTCCGCTCTTCTCGTCGGTGGCGATCCGGGACCTGGCTCCATTCCGCAGCCGGCTGGGCCCCATCGGAGCCGAGGGCACCGCCATTGCCGAACGGATATCGGCCATCGCCGACTACCGCGAGGAGCTACGCAGGCTCGCCGTGCTCCCCGACCTCCCGGATGCGGCGGCTTCCTCAGAGATCAGCGAGCTCAGCGTCACGCTGGCGTCGAGCCTCGCCGACGGCTTGGCGATCGTGCGCGAGCTCCCCGCCGACGCGGCGCTGGCCACCCACCGCCGCCTGCTCGGCGAGTTCCTCGACTTCTTCGGAACCTGGCAGGCCGACTACCTCGATGCGCTCCGCCAAGGCGACTCCGCATCGGCGACGCAACTGGTCGACGCCCTCCAGAGTTGGCGCAGCGACATCGACCGCGAGCTCTCCAGCCCGCTCGCCCTGGTGCGGTCCGAGGTGGATGCGAAGATCCTCGCCCTCGCCGAGGCGATCGACGCCCTGGCGGACGAGATCCCGGAATGACGGGCGGCGTCGGTCAACCGTCGAGAGTGGCGCCCAGGTAGCGGGCGGGATCGACGATCCGCCAGAGCCCAGACGTCGACCCGGTCCGCCGGAGCACGGCCAGCACCTCGCAGTTCGTCGCCACCTCGGCGCCGGCGCACAGATCGTTCCCGGATCCGCCGTCGATCGTGTCCCTGCCTCGGGCGCCAAACAGGCGGTCGTCGCCGTCTCCGCCCGACACCGTGTCCTTACCTGCCCGGGACCGGATGACGTTGTCCTGCGCGTTGCCGTGGATGGTGTCGCCTCTGAGGGATCCGACGATGTCACGAACAGAGCGCAACTCGTCGACGCCTTCCCCTCCGGTAGCAGTACCGGCGACGAGCGACACGGTCACCCCGCTCGGAGCGTCGAAGTAGGACACGGCGTCCGGGCCCCTGCCGCCGTGCAGCTCGTCCGAGCCGCTCCCGCCGACGAGGGTGTCGGCGCCGGCCCCACCGTCGATCTCGTCGGCGCCCGCCTCACCGAGGAGCAGGTCCTCCCCCCCGTTCCCGCGAAGGACGTCGGCGCCGCCGAGCCCGAAGAAGATGTTGCCTGCCCTGCTGCCGATGAGCGTGTCGTCGCCTGCGGTGCCTTCGGCAGACTCGATACCGCGGACGGCGTCGGCGCCTGCGCCCACTACTGTGCCGGCTCGCAGGTCGAGCGAAACGGGACCGTCGACGTCGAAGTACGACACGAGGTCGATTCCCTTGCCGCCCGAGACGTCGTCGTTCCCCATTCCCGGGACGAGAGCATCGGCGCCGTCGCCTCCCGCAATCGTGTCGTTGCCACGCTCACCGAGAACGACGTCGTCACCCTTGCCTCCCCGCAGGTCGTCGTCGTCCGATCCACCGTCGACGAGGTCGGCGTCTCCCTCGCCGTCGATGGTGTCGTCGCCTCGCCCGCCGTCGAGGGTGTCTCCTTGCGACCCCCCCTCGATCGAGTCTCGTCCCCGCCCGCCGATGACGGTGTCCGATCCTCCGCCGCCCCTCACCACGTCGCGGCCACCCCCGCCACAGATCACGTCGTCACCACCCATGGCGCGGATCGTGTCGTTCCCTCCGCCGCCGTGGATGACGTCGTCGCCTGCCGTTCCCACGAGAACGTCGGGGCCGGCCGTGCCGACGATGGTGGCGGTGAGCCCGTCACAGTCGACCAAGGCCGCCGCCGCCGGCGGGGTCGAAGGCATGCCGAAGAGTAGGAACGTCACGCTGATCGAGCGGAGCGCACGGGACATGAGGAGACTCCTCGACGCGACGACGGGCGCGCCCAGGATAAGGGACTCGGCGTGGGACCTCACGGACCGGACTCGAGCGCAGCGACCTCGCGCCCGAAGTCCTCCGCTCCCTGGAACTCCTTGTAAACAGATGCGAATCGCAGGTAGGCGACCTCGTCGACGTCGCGCAAGGCGTCGAGGACCAGCTTGCCGATCTGATCGGCGGTGACCTCGCTCGAGGCCTGGGCGAGGCGCTCGGCCGATGAGACGATCTCGTCGATCGTGTCGGCTGCGGCTGGGCGGTCGGCGAGGGCGGCCTCGAGGCCGCGCCTGATCTTCCTGGTGTCGAACGGCTCGACCCGGCCGTCGCGCTTGCGCACCAGCAAGGTCGGGGCCGATCGCTCGTATGTGGTGAAGCGATGTCCGCAACGCTCGCACTCGCGGCGCCGCCTGATCGACGTACCGCCGTCCGTCGGACGGCTGTCGACGACACGCGTATCTTCGGCGTCACAGAGCGGGCAGTGCATCGACCAAGGAGGCTACCCCATGGCGGAGAACGGCGGCAGGGAGGCGTTCGGCGAAGCGGCGGCGGCCGTGCTCGACGTGGTGGATCGCCTCAGCGAGGACCTCATGACCCGTCCCGGCCTCGGTTCGTGGGACGTGCGCGGGCTGGCGGGTCACCTGCTGCGCGGGATACGCACACCCATCGACTACCTCGCCATGGACGCGCCGGAGTCGGCACCGATCCCGGGAGCGGCCGCCTATTTCATCCGGTACCTCGAAGGTGCCGAGCGCGATCTCGGCGTCCCGGCGGCCATCGCGGCTCGAGGTGACGCCGTGCTCGCCGGGGTTACCGCCCTCGACGCCCGCCGCCTCTTCCACGAGGCGGTCGCCGAGGCCGTCGCCGTGCTCTCCGCCACTCCGGGGGACCGGGCGCTCCCGACCGCCTACGGGGTGATGTTCCTCGACGACTACTTGCGGGCCCGCAACTTCGAGATCGTCGTCCACGGCCTCGACCTCGCCCGGGCCATCGGCACGACATGGCGGCCTCCCGACGTCTCGGCCCTGGACGCTCTCGCCCTGCTGAGCGAGGTGGCGGTGCTCCGGGCGGTGGCGGGCGACCTGCTGCTGGCACTCACCGGACGGGCGGGCATCACGGTGCCGCCGATCGTCGCCTGACGGACCGGCGGTGCGAGCCGGTCAGCCGGCTGGGAGGATGAGGACCTGACCGGGAGTGATCGTGCTCGATGTGAGGCCGTTCGCCGACTTGATCGCTTCGACCGCCACCCGGACATCACCGCCGGCGACGCCGGTGTCCACGGCGATCGCCCAGAGGCTGTCCCCGGCCTCGACCTGGTATCGGTGGGTGACCGGTATCCGAATGGCTTCGGGTTCGCCGGCGTCGGCACCGAGAGCGGAACCGGCGAACACGCCTGAGGCGAAGAGGAGGAGCAACGCCACGACGACCGTGGAGATGATGACCAACACACGTGACGGGGCGGTGGCCTGACGTCGCATTGTTGCTCCTCCTCGTCTACCTCTGTGTATCCGGCCGTGCTGTGACCGGACGTGCACCGGGCGGTTCGCCCGATCTGCGAGCAACGTATGCGAAGGGTGTGACAGATTCCGTTGCTGTTGGAGGACCGTCGAGCCTCGACCGAACGTCTGTTCGCATTACCGCGCACGATAACGAACGCCTGTTCGATAGTCAAGTCGAACATATGTTTGGTTTCTCGCGAAATCCGGGGTACGCTGCCGTCAAGAGCCGAGAAAGGGCACGAAGATGGCGCGGAGCAACGATGAGGGCGAGCTCACCGCTCGCCAGCGGCAGATCCTCGACTACATCCTGCGAACCGTGGAGGACCGCGGCTATCCACCTGCCGTGCGCGAGATCGGGGAAGCCGTCGGTTTGAGCTCCCCGTCGACCGTCCACAGCCACCTCTCCGCCCTCGTCAGATCGGGGTACATTCGAAGGGATCCGTCGAAGCCACGGGCCATCGAGGTCATCAACCCCGGCACCGACGTCCGGTCGCTCCACAGGGCGCCCGTTCGAGACGTTCCCCTCGTCGGTCGCATCGCCGCCGGCTCGCCGATACTCGCCGACGAGGACATCGAGGAGATCTACCCGTTGCCGACCGAGCTGGTGGGCAACGAGCCGGTGTTCATGCTGAGCATTCGCGGCGACTCGATGATCGAGGCCGGGATCTTCGACGGCGACTACGTCGTCGTCCGCCGTCAGAGCGACGCCCGCGACGGCCAGATCGTCGCCGCCCTCGTCAACGGCGAGGAGGCGACCGTCAAGCGGCTCCAGCGCATGGACAACCGGGTGATCCTGCGAGCCGAGAACCCGAACTTTCCCCCGATGGTGTTCCACGAGGGCGTCGAGATCCTCGGCGTGGTCGTCGCCCTGCTGCGCCGGGTGCTCTGAGACGCGGCTCCCCCACCGTTCCGGCGTCCCCCCATCGCACCACTGCGACCCACGGACGCAAGAATGGATCCGACCGCCGCACGCCCGCCGTTCCGGCGTCCACCCATCGCACCACTGCGACCCAGGGACGCAAGGACGGATCCGACCGCCGCACCCCCACCGTTCCGGCGTCCCCCCATCGCACCAACGCGACCCAGGGACGCAAGAACGGATCAGTCCGGGAGGGTTCCCTCGAAAACCAGGTTGGCGGGGCCGGTCATCCAGGCCTCTTCACCGTCGAGCTCGATGAGGAGCTCGCCTCCGGGGAGCTCCACGTGCACCGGGGCGGCGACGCCGCGGTGGACCACCGAGGCAAATGCGGCGGCGGTCGCTCCGGTGCCGGACCCGAGGGTCTCGCCGACCCCCCGCTCCCAGATACGCATCTCGATGCGGTCGGCGCGGCGGGGCGTGACGAACTCGACGTTCGTGCCGTTCGGGAACTGAGGGTCGTGCTCGATCTTCTTGCCGAGGGTCGCCACGGGTGCCTTGGCCGGGTCGTCCACGAACACGACGGCGTGAGGGTTGCCGATGTCGACGAGGTGCACCCTGGCACCCTGCGACGTTGCGACGCCCGTCGCCTTCGGGATCCCGACGAGCGCCCGCACGTGCCCGCCGGGCTTCATCTCGGCCGGCATGTCGCCGGCCTTCGTCTCGACGACGAGCCACGGGCCCGAGACCCAGTTGCGGAGCACGGCGAGCCGGGCGACGCACCGCAGGCCGTTGCCGCACATCTCGGCCTCACCCCCGTCGGCATTCCAGTAGCGCATCCTGATGCGCTCCGGCCCGCTCAGGTCGACCGACAAGACTCCGTCGGCGCCCACTCCGAAGCGCCGATCGCACCATCGCACGATGGCGTCGGTGTTCGGCACGTGGCCGCCCCACACGACGATGAAGTCGTTGCCGAGGCCCTCCATCTTCACGAAGTCCATCGCAGCTCCTCGAGGGCCGCCAGCGCCGCTGACAGCCGGGCGCCCGGGTCGTCGTTCCACGGTAGCCAACGGATCCGCGGATCCCTGCGAAAGAACGTCCGTTGCCGCTTCGCCAGGGCCAGCGTCGCCCGGATCGCCTGGCGGCGGCCTTGCGACGCGGTGACGGTTCCCTCGACGACGGGGATGAGCTGCTTGTACCCGACGGCCTCCCTCGCGGTCGGCCCCAACCTCGGGAGGAGAGCGGCCACCTCGTCGACGAATCCCGCCGCAAGCATGGCGTCCATCCGCCGCTCGACGCGGTCGGCGAGCTCGTCACCGGGGTCCAGCCCGACGGCGACGAAGGGCACGGCGGCGCGGTACTCGGCGACCGCGACCG is a window from the Acidimicrobiia bacterium genome containing:
- the nrdR gene encoding transcriptional regulator NrdR; translation: MHCPLCDAEDTRVVDSRPTDGGTSIRRRRECERCGHRFTTYERSAPTLLVRKRDGRVEPFDTRKIRRGLEAALADRPAAADTIDEIVSSAERLAQASSEVTADQIGKLVLDALRDVDEVAYLRFASVYKEFQGAEDFGREVAALESGP
- the lexA gene encoding transcriptional repressor LexA, which codes for MARSNDEGELTARQRQILDYILRTVEDRGYPPAVREIGEAVGLSSPSTVHSHLSALVRSGYIRRDPSKPRAIEVINPGTDVRSLHRAPVRDVPLVGRIAAGSPILADEDIEEIYPLPTELVGNEPVFMLSIRGDSMIEAGIFDGDYVVVRRQSDARDGQIVAALVNGEEATVKRLQRMDNRVILRAENPNFPPMVFHEGVEILGVVVALLRRVL
- a CDS encoding LysM peptidoglycan-binding domain-containing protein — encoded protein: MRRQATAPSRVLVIISTVVVALLLLFASGVFAGSALGADAGEPEAIRIPVTHRYQVEAGDSLWAIAVDTGVAGGDVRVAVEAIKSANGLTSSTITPGQVLILPAG
- a CDS encoding calcium-binding protein, which produces MSRALRSISVTFLLFGMPSTPPAAAALVDCDGLTATIVGTAGPDVLVGTAGDDVIHGGGGNDTIRAMGGDDVICGGGGRDVVRGGGGSDTVIGGRGRDSIEGGSQGDTLDGGRGDDTIDGEGDADLVDGGSDDDDLRGGKGDDVVLGERGNDTIAGGDGADALVPGMGNDDVSGGKGIDLVSYFDVDGPVSLDLRAGTVVGAGADAVRGIESAEGTAGDDTLIGSRAGNIFFGLGGADVLRGNGGEDLLLGEAGADEIDGGAGADTLVGGSGSDELHGGRGPDAVSYFDAPSGVTVSLVAGTATGGEGVDELRSVRDIVGSLRGDTIHGNAQDNVIRSRAGKDTVSGGDGDDRLFGARGRDTIDGGSGNDLCAGAEVATNCEVLAVLRRTGSTSGLWRIVDPARYLGATLDG
- the dapF gene encoding diaminopimelate epimerase codes for the protein MDFVKMEGLGNDFIVVWGGHVPNTDAIVRWCDRRFGVGADGVLSVDLSGPERIRMRYWNADGGEAEMCGNGLRCVARLAVLRNWVSGPWLVVETKAGDMPAEMKPGGHVRALVGIPKATGVATSQGARVHLVDIGNPHAVVFVDDPAKAPVATLGKKIEHDPQFPNGTNVEFVTPRRADRIEMRIWERGVGETLGSGTGATAAAFASVVHRGVAAPVHVELPGGELLIELDGEEAWMTGPANLVFEGTLPD
- a CDS encoding maleylpyruvate isomerase N-terminal domain-containing protein, yielding MAENGGREAFGEAAAAVLDVVDRLSEDLMTRPGLGSWDVRGLAGHLLRGIRTPIDYLAMDAPESAPIPGAAAYFIRYLEGAERDLGVPAAIAARGDAVLAGVTALDARRLFHEAVAEAVAVLSATPGDRALPTAYGVMFLDDYLRARNFEIVVHGLDLARAIGTTWRPPDVSALDALALLSEVAVLRAVAGDLLLALTGRAGITVPPIVA